ACGCTGGGTTGAGGTAAAGATCCGAATCCGGAAAGATGAAGACGGAAAAGTTAGCCACTATCAGGGTACTCTCTATGATGCTACCCAGCGTAAAAAAGCCGAAGAATCGATGCAAAAAGCTCTGAAAAAGAAGAATGAATTAAAAAATGTAATTAACAGCAGTCCTGTATTCGTATTTTTGTGCAGGCCGGAAGAAGGCTGGCCTGTCGAATTTGTTTCCGAAAACATTACAAAGCTTGGTTACACCCCGGAAGATTTTACTTCAAGGGAAATGCTGTACACAGATCTTATCCATCCCGGAGATAGGGAGAGAATTCGCTCTGAGGTCGAAAAGTTTTCCAGAGAAGGCTATACCGAATGTACCTAGGAATATCGGGTCCTTACGAAATCAGGGAAGATAAGATATATCGATGACAGGACCCTTATCAGAAGGAACAAAGAAGGAAAAATCACTTACTACCAGGGCATAATTGTTGACATAACCGAGCGCAAGCTGGCAGAAGAAATGGTTAAGGGGCAGAATATGGTGCTCGGTAAGCTGGCCTCTGGAGCCCCACTCGAAGAAGTGCTCCTCCCTCTTATTCGGAGTATGGAAAAGATCAGACCTGAATCCATATGCTCGGTAATGCTTCTTGACCGTGAAAAAAAGCATCTCTTTTACTGCGTTGCTCCGGAACTTCCTGAATTTTACAGACAGAAAACTGACAGGATCAAGGTCGGTTTTGGAGCAGCTTCTTTCGGGACCGCAGCCTGCTTGAAAAAAAGGGTAACTGTAGACAATGTAATGGAACATCCTTACTGGACAGAATACAGGGAACTTGCAGC
The genomic region above belongs to Methanosarcina horonobensis HB-1 = JCM 15518 and contains:
- a CDS encoding PAS domain-containing protein, coding for MRKFNINLESLINSSPIVIFLCKSTENWPVELITENIQQFGYTVKDLISGKIRYLDIVHPDDIERIRSEVAGCLEKECTELTQEYRIYTASGETRWVEVKIRIRKDEDGKVSHYQGTLYDATQRKKAEESMQKALKKKNELKNVINSSPVFVFLCRPEEGWPVEFVSENITKLGYTPEDFTSREMLYTDLIHPGDRERIRSEVEKFSREGYTECT